In Nicotiana tabacum cultivar K326 chromosome 19, ASM71507v2, whole genome shotgun sequence, one DNA window encodes the following:
- the LOC107776088 gene encoding putative receptor-like protein kinase At1g49730, translating into MALNGPAIFLGVLLFLQMQFFSANAAPECPLDMAGSNYTLTASICSNKEDRGKCCRYINALIAISVARYANSTSNLGVNAELSKICLDKIAETFQFHGVTRNATVFCGFGTKIPVNYDCQGRTTVTQMLQSPQFSSVTKNCQVPLSVESECRKCLNAGILYLRNLVGAANNMTFSTCRDATYAALASRVDSASAIDIARCFFGVHGLIIPPVSGTSPAQLSPEVSPSPPVAASPTQLSLGTPVKQNRRHYHLTLVPDVGIAVTVMAVLMLLVLIVLIWRKSKQLEDSDATDKKSSKSFTQPPKRFQEGTASIFKKYSYKETKKATDNFSTIIGQGGFGTVYKAEFKDGYIAAVKRMNKVSEQAEDEFCREIELLARLHHRHLVALRGFCIERHERFLMYEYMANGSLKDLLHNPGRTPLSWRARIQIAIDVANALEYLHFYCDPPLCHRDIKSSNILLDENFVAKIADFGLAHASKDGSICFEPVNTDIKGTPGYMDPEYVITQELTEKSDVYSYGVVLLELITSRRAIQDNKNLIEWAEILLTSESRITVLVDPNIGDSYDFDQLQTLLAIVRWCTQREGRARPSIKQVLRLLYECADPMHSGFVQSVEDEDYDEIEGKGRSSRSRQHKGEELFHSGDGRCLASSSSTSRSYCSRSFLIETSPPQSPL; encoded by the exons ATGGCATTGAACGGACCAGCCATTTTTCTGGGGGTTTTGCTCTTTCTTCAAATGCAGTTTTTTTCAGCAAATGCTGCTCCAG AGTGCCCCTTAGACATGGCTGGATCCAACTATACTCTGACTGCCTCAATCTGCTCTAATAAAGAGGACAGAGGAAAGTGTTGTCGCTACATTAATGCCTTGATTGCAATTTCTGTTGCTCGATATGCAAACTCAACAAGCAACTTGGGGGTTAATGCTGAGTTATCAAAGATTTGCCTAGATAAAATAGCAGAAACTTTCCAATTCCATGGAGTGACCAGAAATGCAACGGTGTTCTGCGGGTTCGGGACAAAAATTCCTGTGAACTATGATTGCCAAGGTCGAACAACTGTCACTCAGATGCTTCAATCTCCCCAGTTTTCAAGTGTTACTAAAAACTGCCAAGTCCCCCTCTCGGTGGAAAGTGAATGTAGGAAATGCCTCAATGCTGGCATCTTGTATCTCCGTAATCTAGTTGGTGCAGCTAATAATATGACATTTAGTACTTGCCGAGATGCAACTTATGCTGCTCTTGCAAGCCGAGTTGACAGTGCATCAGCTATTGATATTGCTCGTTGTTTCTTTGGGGTTCATGGCCTTATTATACCTCCAG TTTCAGGAACATCTCCAGCACAACTCTCACCAGAGGTCTCTCCAAGCCCTCCTGTTGCTGCTAGCCCGACTCAACtttccttgggtactcctgttaaGCAAAATCGCCGTCATTACCACCTTACATTGGTACCAGATGTTGGCATAGCAGTTACCGTCATGGCTGTCCTGATGCTGCTTGTCTTAATTGTTCTGATTTGGAGGAAAAGCAAACAGCTAGAAGATTCCGATGCAACTGATAAGAAATCTTCCAAATCTTTCACACAGCCGCCGAAAAGATTCCAGGAAG GTACAGCTTCTATATTTAAGAAATACAGCTACAAGGAGACAAAAAAAGCCACCGACAACTTCAGCACAATCATAGGGCAGGGAGGATTTGGCACCGTATACAAAGCTGAATTTAAGGATGGTTACATTGCAGCAGTGAAGAGGATGAACAAGGTTTCTGAACAGGCTGAGGATGAGTTTTGCAGAGAAATAGAACTGCTTGCTCGACTGCATCATCGTCATCTCGTTGCTCTAAGGGGATTTTGCATTGAAAGGCATGAGAG GTTTCTTATGTATGAATATATGGCAAATGGAAGCTTAAAGGATCTGCTTCACA ATCCAGGTAGAACTCCCCTCAGTTGGCGTGCAAGAATTCAAATTGCTATTGATGTGGCAAATGCTCTG gaatatcttcatttctactGTGATCCTCCGCTGTGCCATAGGGACATCAAATCAAGCAATATATTACTGGATGAGAACTTTGTCGCAAAG ATTGCAGATTTTGGACTTGCACATGCTTCAAAGGATGGTTCTATTTGCTTTGAACCAGTAAACACAGATATCAAGGGAACTCCAG GTTATATGGATCCTGAGTATGTCATCACCCAAGAGCTGACAGAGAAAAGTGATGTATATAGTTACGGAGTGGTATTACTGGAATTAATCACATCGAGACGGGCAATTCAAGATAACAAAAATTTGATAGAGTGGGCTGAAATACTCCTGACATCAGAATCTAGGATAACCGTGCTCGTAGACCCTAACATTGGAGACTCTTATGACTTTGATCAACTTCAGACCCTTTTAGCAATTGTTAGATGGTGTACACAGAGAGAAGGACGTGCTAGGCCTTCGATCAAGCAGGTACTTAGGCTTTTGTATGAGTGTGCAGACCCGATGCACAGTGGCTTTGTGCAATCAGTGGAGGACGAAGACTATGACGAGATTGAAGGTAAGGGAAGATCAAGTAGGTCCAGGCAACACAAAGGTGAGGAATTATTTCACAGTGGTGATGGAAGGTGTTTAGCTTCTTCGTCAAGTACATCAAGGTCTTATTGTAGCCGAAGCTTCCTAATTGAAACCAGCCCTCCTCAGTCGCCACTTTAA